The genomic interval AGAGCCTTATCTTCAAAAATCCCGAATTTTGATATGCTTGGTCTCCCTGACATTGTTCGAGAGATGGCAGAACGCCCCCGTGGTTTGGTGTTGGTTACTGGACAAACGGGTTCTGGTAAAACAACGACGATGGCGGCAATGCTGGATCTGATTAACCGTACCCGTGCAGAACACATCTTGACGGTCGAAGATCCCATTGAATATGTTTTTCCGAACAACAAAAGTCTTTTTCACCAACGGCAAAAAGGGGAAGATACTAAGAGTTTTGCCAATGCCCTAAAGGCCGCTTTGCGGGAAGATCCCGATATTATTCTGGTGGGTGAAATGCGTGATCTTGAAACGATTTCGCTAGCCATTTCCGCGGCTGAAACGGGACACCTCGTTTTCGGGACGCTCCATACAAACTCGGCGGCAAGTACTATTGACCGGATGCTCGATGTTTTTCCACCGATTCAACAGCCGCAAATTCGCGCTATGCTCTCGAATTCTTTATTAGCGGTATTTAGTCAATGTCTCGTCCAGAAGGCTAATCCAAAACCCGGTGAGTTTGGTCGAGCGATGGCACAGGAAATTATGGTCGTAACGCCGGCGATCGCCAACCTTATCCGAGAAGGAAAATCAGCCCAAGTTTACTCCGCCATCCAAACAGGAATGAAACTGGGCATGCAGACCATGGAACAAGCCCTCGCCGGACTCGTGTCAGCTGGCACGATTACTTTCGAAGAAGGGTTGGCTAAGAGCGGTAAACCAGACGAGTTACAACGATTAGTTGGTGGCGCATTAGGTGGCAGCGGTGCAAAAATGAAACGACGTTAAGTTCTTTTTTAACTGTCTAACATTTGGGAAAACAAAATTCATCTCCTTACGAAGACATATTCCATTGAAATTTAAGTTGAAATTGTAAGTTGAAATTTAATTCATCACACTAGCGAATACCTTACCCACAGATCATCACCGTATATTTAGAAAAATGGCTGTATATACTGCTCAGGTTGTCGACCGTAACGGTCAGAAAGTCAAACAAAAAATAGAAGCAAACTCTGCCGAGCAAGCCCGCACCATGCTGGAAGCCCAGTATGCAGACGTGGGCAAAGTCACGAAACCGGGGGAGATTGATCTATCTTTTCTAGAAGAAGCACTCTCTAAGGTGACAGTCAAAGACAAAGCTGTTTTTTCGCGGCAGTTTGCAGTGATGATTAATGCAGGGGTGGCGATCGTCCGTTGCCTCAGCATTTTGGGGGAAAACCACAGTAACTACAAAATGCGTAAAGCATTGGGGCAAATTAAGCTCGAAGTGCAGCAGGGGATCAGCCTCTCCGATGCCATGCGTCCCCATGAAGAATGCTTCGACACCCTCTATGTGAGCATGGTAGAAGCCGGAGAAATTGGTGGTGTTCTCGATGAAGTACTTAATCGCCTCGCCAAAGTTTTAGAAGACATGGCGAAACTGGAAAACCAAATTAAGTCAGCAATGACCTATCCCTTGGCAGTGGCCTTTTTAGCCATAGCAGTCTTCTTTGGGATGACGGTCTTTCTCATTCCTGTTTTTGCAGATATTTTCGCTAGTATCGGTACTGAGCTTCCTGGATTAACCCTCGTGATGATGGCGATTAGTCAGTTTCTCAGAACGGGTGAGGGCTTAATTCCAATGCCCTTCGGCAATGTCATCCTGATGTTTATTGGTGCCAATATTCTTTTCTTTGCCATCCGTCAGTATTACAAAACCCCGGCAGGTCATTGGCAAATCGATGCCATGCTATTAAAGCTACCCCTCATTGGCGATTTGCTACAAAAAAATGCTGTTGCGCGTTTCTGTCGTATTTTTGGTACTTTGACGCGTTCTGGTGTCCCTATTTTAAGTTCGTTTGATATTGTTGGCGCGACTGCTGGCAATGTCGTCATTGCTAATTCTATTAATAAGGCCAAGGCAGAGATTCAAGAAGGTGGAATGCTGAGTGTCGCTCTGGACAAGGATAAGGTTTTTCCTATTTTGTCGATTCAAATGATGACGATCGGCGAAGAGACGGGGGAACTTGACAGCATGATGATGAAAGTTGCTGATTTTTATGAAGATGAGGTGGAGCAAACGGTTAAGGCTCTAACAAGTATTCTTGAACCTGTCATGATGGTTGTGATTGCGGGGATGGTTGGTGTGATTTTGCTATCGATGTATTTGCCAATGTTTAAGGTTTTTGAAACGTTAGGCTAGAAAAGACAAACCTTTGGTTCCATACCTCGAGTCGTTAGTTTTAATTTTGTTTTTTTATGGCAGTTAAACAGTCACAATACGAGGCTTTACTGGCTCAATATTCTGAACGCTCGGCGGCGATCGCCCTGTTGAAGCAACATCGCCCATATATGTCGCTCATTCCGAGTATGCGCCGACCAGAGAGCAGCCTTGTTACTATCCCATTGCCCGTTGCCAGATTAAAAACAGAAGATTTACAGTCCCTGACCCAGGCCCATACATCAAAAAAAATTACAAAAACCCAGATTTTACCTTGCGACCTCGCAATCCTAATGTGTGACCCAGAATGGAAAATCAAACTGGATGTCGAAATCATGGTGTTTATTCATCGGCCAGAGGAGGACTTTTCCGAACTCTTACTGCGCTGGCGTCATACCCAAGTGTGTCTTGACCAAGATTACCAATGG from [Limnothrix rosea] IAM M-220 carries:
- a CDS encoding type IV pilus twitching motility protein PilT; translation: MDLMIEDLMEQLVEMGGSDMHIQAGAPVYFRVSGKLAPIDDEPLSPQEAQKLIFSMLNGTQRKDLEKNWELDCSYGVKGLARFRVNVYRERGCYAACLRALSSKIPNFDMLGLPDIVREMAERPRGLVLVTGQTGSGKTTTMAAMLDLINRTRAEHILTVEDPIEYVFPNNKSLFHQRQKGEDTKSFANALKAALREDPDIILVGEMRDLETISLAISAAETGHLVFGTLHTNSAASTIDRMLDVFPPIQQPQIRAMLSNSLLAVFSQCLVQKANPKPGEFGRAMAQEIMVVTPAIANLIREGKSAQVYSAIQTGMKLGMQTMEQALAGLVSAGTITFEEGLAKSGKPDELQRLVGGALGGSGAKMKRR
- a CDS encoding type II secretion system F family protein, coding for MAVYTAQVVDRNGQKVKQKIEANSAEQARTMLEAQYADVGKVTKPGEIDLSFLEEALSKVTVKDKAVFSRQFAVMINAGVAIVRCLSILGENHSNYKMRKALGQIKLEVQQGISLSDAMRPHEECFDTLYVSMVEAGEIGGVLDEVLNRLAKVLEDMAKLENQIKSAMTYPLAVAFLAIAVFFGMTVFLIPVFADIFASIGTELPGLTLVMMAISQFLRTGEGLIPMPFGNVILMFIGANILFFAIRQYYKTPAGHWQIDAMLLKLPLIGDLLQKNAVARFCRIFGTLTRSGVPILSSFDIVGATAGNVVIANSINKAKAEIQEGGMLSVALDKDKVFPILSIQMMTIGEETGELDSMMMKVADFYEDEVEQTVKALTSILEPVMMVVIAGMVGVILLSMYLPMFKVFETLG